CAAAgtggaaagcacagctgtgctgcttctgctgacTTACCTGATAGCACCACAACTTCTCCGTCTGAACAAGAGATCTCTACATGTCTGCTAGCAGTTTAATTACAGAGCAAGCATCTTTTACCTCTTGagggacagcagcactgaagacTTGGAACAGAAATGGATCGCGTGCTGACTCCTGCTCATAGCCAAGCAGTTGACCTGGCCTTGCCCCAGAACCACGCCTCTGATGGCACAACGGCAGCAGCAACTCACAGCCACAAAGCATGAGTCAAAGTGGGGTTTCCCTCCCATAACTAGATCAGTAACGGCAAAGATTTCACTGCTCTTTCCTTGGAGTTGGCCACACAGTTTCTTGTTCAAATGTTAAGGATGAGTCTCAAACAACGTCCTTCCTTCGAAAATATGGTGGCATACATTCCCAGTAATTTGTCAGCACTTACCTCACGGTGACATGggaatttccttttcttttattgaGAGGAACAGAATGACTTAATTTCCTGGCCCACTATGTAGAAAATCTGAGCAAATACTAACTTCCTGTTGTAGACTTGCATCTTATGATTGGACgtgtttcattttgaagacACAGAAAAGCAACAATGAGGTTTTAACTAACTGGAATTTACTGAAGTTGCATAGACTACAGTGTTTTGGTGGGACTCCATTGGCCAAATATCAAACAAGTTGAGAGGACCAATCCAAACAGGACATACTGACAGCTGAAACTGGCTTCAAGAAATGGTGCTATGTTTTacatagaagaaaaacatgagTGAAACAATGCCCCTCTAAGTTCCTGATCCTGGAAAGAACTGGATGACTGGTTTAGGCTCAAGGATATGTACATTAGCATATGGTTGCCTACACTCTCGGTGTGCAGTGCTATATGAAAAACTTGCACATGGTGTCTCTTCAACTCCCCTCATTAAGCATAAAGAGGGGAGGTAGAAGACAATAAGGGATAACTGAGTTTTCCAGCAACAGTGAGTATGGTGAAACatttttacagatatttttgttcactttgtggcataccatttggcttTAGAGCCCAAACCTCAAAGTTAAGCCCAAATCAACATCACTGTGACTTTTATGACCAATCTGAGTCCCttttgttgttggcttttttttgttgttgttcttttgttttttgtttctatcTCCATCTTTAAATGCACTGAGATGTCATTCTTGCATTACATTTCTCACTTCATTTAATACATCTGCTACACTACTTGttaagaggggaagaaaaaagctttgACTGTTGCCAGGCAGCACACATTCAATCAAGGCACTGAGCAGATTTTTTTATGCAAGACTACCGGGATGACTCAGGTCTGTGAGATGCTGCTGGGCCAGAATAGTTGAGAAGAGTTAGAGTATGAGAAGGCAAGACAGCACTGACCACAtaactgcagaaatgcagttgGAGTTAGAATGCTACAAAGCCAACACGCTTTTTGAGACATGAACAATCAACTCCTCATTTCCAACACTTACCCTCTGGTCTTTTGCAAGAATACAACAAGTTGTAACTGCTGTAAATAGTAAAACATATAGAAAAAGAGTTGTTCTAATCTCTATTAAACTTTAGTTCACTTTGCTCTaccaaatattaattttttgaTTGAAATGCAATTGTAGTGTGAGTCCAGATTTCTTCTCTCTCAGCTTCATGCTGCTGCATGTGGATGGATCTCCCCTGTGGATTTTGACTGTACAGCATAAACATCAGTAACAGAGTGGAAAGTGTAAAGGCAAATAACATCGATCAACAAGATATAAGTCTGAAACACTTCTTATTATGCAGGAgagtaaagcaaaataatggaaatgcaTACCATGGTTTAAGCTGTCAACATTTtcccaccagaaaaaaaaggcataagaaaagaaggaggaaaaaaaagaagaaaatgatggcAGATTCCTAGAACAACACACTATAAGCATGATGCCAAGTTACTACCACAGCACTTGGAGGTCCAAGCAATGACAAGCACACATGATCATGGCCTCCTTTAAATAAACCAAtaccaggaaaggaaaaaaaaatgataaaaaaaaatgaaaaaaaagcaatactaTTCATGAAGGTAGTCTTGGAGgaataataactaaaaaaaggagaaaagctgcaATAGccatgagattaaaaaaaaagtctatgtTTGCCAGCCACATTGCATAACTGAACAGAGTGCAGTCACCTGTCTGCTTCCGTTTAACACAGGAGAGATGAGTTGGTCTAGTATATTTGATAGCaggttttaaaatgattttcctGGAAGGAGAGTGGGCCTGAACTTCAGTTTTTTTAGCAAGTTCAGCTTTCTTATACACTGCTATGgacaagaaaacacaaaaacacataaTCAGGAAAAAACCAGCAAAGTTTCATACGACAATACATCAAGCGGCAGGCCCACTGCTCCACAACTGCAGCTCCAAGCACTGTTTCTACTGAGGTGATCAAACCTAAGTTGGAAGAGGGGAGCACTGATGCATTCATCTCAGATGTGCTTCCCTGAACTCTGTGGGGATTCCTACAGTGAAATGAGACTGGTGGAGCAGTGAGCCTTGCACATGGCTTTTCACATAACTGTACAATGTCTCATTAAATAGCACCACACATAATAGTGTTAAGATGCACATCAACTACAACAGAATAACCTAACAATACTGCACGatactacaaaaataaaattaaaaaaaataatatatatatatatagtaataGGGAGGGTTAAATgaaccttttttccttctcacttCATCTCTGGAGAGTGTGCTAGGTTCCTTTTTagctattttcctttctggagTAGAAATCCTGCCTCTCCCAGTTTTAAAaggtttctcttttttatgCTTATCGAGAGATGATCTTCGCAattctctctctgccttctccTCTTTAGGAACAGTCTCTAACTGTTCAGTCATGATGCTCCTATCATCATCTGTAGGATCAGAGCAAATTGTaacaacaaacagaagattAGTAACAAATGCTAGCAATACTGCAGTGGATGCAgggtaaaataataatttaagaCTGAGCAGACggattaataaaaaaaaagtaggcaaTTCTACCATTTTTTAAACATGCTGAAATTACTGCTATAGTTacaataattttgctttttgatcATTACGATTTGGAAGCAAAAATATTAAACACACAAGACAAAAAGGATAATGCACACCTTGAGTATCTGCCCAGAGACTGTCTGTGTCCATGATGGAGTCATCAACTGTTGTTTCATCTTTGTAATCATCACACGTCTCTGTTTTGTAGTCAGTGAGCAAGATTTCTTCTCTCTCAGGTGAAGCAGGAGCTTCTGGGGAGCCCTCCCTCGGCTCAGCTTGAATGTCAACCACTTCCTCAATCTCTAGCTCCTCTTCAGCCTGAGAGTCCACTGCTTCAATGTCTTCCTGCTGGGTAGCAGCAAAACGTACACTGTGAGAAGCAGATTCGCCCTCATCAACTGTTGTCTGCACCACTGTGATAAAGTCATCCTCTACTGTCACGACTGATTCAATAATGCCTTTCAGTTCAGGCAGTGCTTCTGGGCAAACCTTGGCTAGCAATTCTTCATCAGTAGGTTTCCCAAAGTCCATTTCTGGGGGTATTTCTGATATAAGATGTTGTTtatcctcttctttctcttcttgtccACCTTCTAACTTTTCTTCCTCGTGGTCTTCTCTTTTTGTGGCCTTAGCTGTCACTTCTGATGGCAGCAATGTTTGGACTTCTGTTGGTTTCACAACTGTATCGGGAATCTTTTCAGTTTCCTCTGGAGGCTGTGGGATGCTCTCCATCTGAATCTCAGCAGGCTCTTCCTGGGGAGGCTCAGCTTTTGGAAGGAGGAGCTCCGTGGAAGGTTCCTTTGCTGGTAACTGTGTAGACACCTCTTCCTCAGACACAGATGGTTTTGGAGCTTCTCCTTTGATATCCTCCTGTTTCAAGGGTTCTCCATTCAAACTTTCTTGGGTTTGATCATGTTCTCCACTAGATTCGTAAGATTCTTCTTTATCAACTGCCTCTTGATGTACCAGATCAGGCTTAGCTACTTTCTCcttaatttctgtttcagacAGTTTGGTGCTGTCCTTCACATAACTAGGCTCAGTCTTGGAAAGTAAATCTGCatcctttgcttctctggatAAGATGATCTGATCTTTCTGTTGAGTTTCTTTGGGTTCAGGCTCCGTTTTTTTAACAGGGGCTTTGTCCTTCCCAGAAGGGAGAGAAACAACCTCACTGATCCTACTGTCTAGCTGACTCTGATACTCTTGGTCAGCTCTCCTTGCAGCCACTTCCATATCATGCTTTATGGCATTGTAGTCTGGTTTTATTGGAGCTTCTATCTCAGCTATTTCAGGAACAACACTAAGAGTCTTCTCCTTCTCCATCAAGAAAGAAATAGCGTCTCTTTCTGCTGTTACCTGTGTAGCTAATATTCTGTCGTAGGTGGTATCATCGGGTACATGAACTTTATCAGACACGActtcctctttcatttctgtgattGCCTCAGGTCTTGTCTTCTCTGCCTCTGAATCTTTAATGGGATAACCCTCTTTTAAGTCAGCTTGATCTTCACTTTTTTCCAACACAGTATCgagcttctcttttttctcctgctcgAAGTCCCTCGCTAGCAAAGACTCACCAGTTGCATGCTGCGTTAAGTCTTTTTCACCGAGGAATTCTTCTTTGGAtttttcagctgctgccagcttcACTTCTATTAAAGACAGGTCAGGAGCTAGGCTGCGTCTCAATTTTTCATCTGTGCCTTCGTAAAAGGGACAGGTTTCACTTGTTAAATTCTCACTGTCCTGTACTGGAGAAGGGAGCGGGACTGTGTACTTATTGAAAACACAGTAGCCCAAGTCTTCTAGCTGACTTTCAGCTTTTAGAGTTACATGGTTTTCATCTGTCACAGATgtcagggcagtgctgctgtcttcCACCACGGCATCAGAAGGAACTGACTTCTTTTGTGCCACCTCAGCATCTGCACTCACCGATGCTACTCTGGACCTTGTCCCTGCTAAATCTAACATTTCAGGCAGGTCAGGAGCCAAGACGGCACCATTTTTGTAATAGTCTTTGGCTGGGAAAGGCGATTCAACCAAGGTCTCAGGCTGgactttttcttctgtcattgctttttcttcttcaatgtGCTCATCTTCTTCTCTGCTATCAATGGGGAAACAAGGGGCCCTCTCCATTGCTGGTGTGGTTGCTGGCAAGTAGTCATCGCCTTCATCCATACTCCCACTAGTGTTAGTTAGAATATCTGATGCGAGGGGGGAAAGATCATGTGCACGGCCAAAGCTGAATCCCAGAGCTATAGAATCCAGGCAGGACATGGGCAGGTTAATAGACATACTTCTCTGCTCAATTGCAGATCTGCCCCCAAGTCCCAGGCTCCTGCTCAGAGTTAGGTCatctttatttttgctgtggAGCTCTCGCTTATCCCCATAGACTTTGGGGTCAATAGTGAACATTCTTTCTGTTGGGGAACTTGGTTCTTCAGATTTGTCTGGTGTATAGCTCTTAGCCAGGGTACTGTACCCTATTTCATGACCAGGCATACCCTGCTGCTGATCCAATTCCATCTGTaattcttcctcctcttcctctttgtcTTCAGGTATCAGACGATCTGCCCGGTACGTCTCATATGCACTCTCTTTAGTGTCACTTAGCTCATAGTAATCACTGCCTTGTTTTAGAGCGTCTGTTTTGAAGGCTTCCTCTTTCAGTGCAGAGGTTTCAAAGTACTTTGACATTCCCGATCGAtccacttctgttttcatttcatgagTAGCTGAAACACTTTCCTTATCCtccttggtttcttttttaacatctttctcTTGAGAAGGTTCTGGAGTAAGAGTCTTATCAGTGGTTGAACTTGGTGCCTGAGGGCTCTTCTCTGTTATTTGAGATAACTGTGGAGTATCAGGGTGCTCAGTTGTTTTCTCAGGGATCGGTACATGGCTTAATTTGCCAGGGGATACCTCTGTGCTTGGCTGCATGTCCTTTTTCGTAGCTGTTGTTGCTTGGAGCCCACTTTggtccatttctttttctgccttgaAAAGATCAGACATTTTAATTTCACCATCCTTTGGGAAGTCTGCTTTGTCTTGGGCAAGTGTCTCAACTTCAGTCTTTGTGGTAAATTTAGCATCATCTAATATTCGAGCCTCCCCTTTATCATAGAAATCATACCTTTCTTCCTCATCAGTCTCATCCTTGGTCATGTCCTTTTCCTGCCCCCATGCAGGAATTTTCTGTGTGCTTGGTGTTTTCAGGCCATCTATAGTTACTGTTGAGACTTCTTGCAGAGTTAGGGTCATGCCTCTGTGGGTCTGCTCATCTTCAGCAAGTTCTTTGGCAAACAGTTGGTCAGCAGGTTCCGGTTTTGTTTTGGCACTGTCTTTGAGGGGAAGATCCTGGGGGATAGCAAGAGATGGGTCTGAAGGCAGTTCACTTTTGGCTGCTTCTGTCTTGGGTTCTGATGTGAACAGAGAACTTCCATCATGGCTGATGGCAAGATCTTGGACATCTTTAAGGTCATCTTTAAATGTCACAGACACAACTTGGTTGGATGATGAGGGCTTATCTGCagtcctttcttctgttttgctcCCTTTAGGCAATTCAGATGGCAAGTCCTTTTCTACTTGGGAAATAGGAAGCTTGGCAGAAGGTTCTGCAAAACTGGCTTCTAATTTCTTCTGTGAATCAGTTTCCAAGATCTGTTCTGATAGAGGTGAAggcattttttctttgtctttgctCTGTGAATCCTTTTTATCTGTAGCCTCTGCTTTTGCTGGCTGTGGAACTAAGGCATCATGTTTAGGTTGCTCAGTCTTACTGTCTTTTCCAGATTCCTGTTGCTTTGTGTCTAATGGATCTGTTGTGAAAGGGCACGTGCCCTCCTGGACATGGAATTCCATCTTCGTGGCTGCAATTAAATCTGAAGTagtttgtttgggttttataataaaattattcaaaGCACTTACAGGCAGGCAGTCATGTGGTGTATAGAACATCTTGGTATGAATGATGGAGAGGGAAAAATATGCGAACATGCAGCAAGGCTATCCACACAGAAATCTGCTTTAAAGCATTAAATCCTAGTTTCCTTTCAATATATGATGTTTTGTAGTGAAAATGTGACTTGCACACAAGTAAATATGTGACAACTGAAATGAGATCATTTCATGTGACGACTTCATCTTCACTGTTTgtatacaaaaaacaaaaccagaaataatcCTCACTTCATTGGTAATTTTTGCTGTACTCTGAGGCTTACGTTAGTTTGCTTTTCTAAGTTTCGTAAGATTAAGTCCAATGAACAGTATCATTGTGTGCTGCTTACATTTAAACAAACAGATTTatacatttctgtatttattttaccaTTTTCATCTACATGTGTCCTAAACTAAAGCAGTAATACATACAGGAGGCGTGTCGGAAGAAGCTACTGTTTCAGCTGCATCAGCTTTCGACATTTATCCctcagcaaatgaaaaaatctCACTGCTGCCATGAAAGTGGCCTGTGTAAATCAGCAGCAGGGCTATTAATAGTGCCAGATCTCAGAGGTCTCCAACGTGGCCAGTCATCTTCAGCTGTAACTGAATACCAGCCATGTTTCAATGATTGTAGCACAGCACTAATTAAGttaatttaaaactgaaaatactaCACTTAAAACATGCCACCCTATTTGTATGGAATACTACCtagttatttttatatatactcTATTAATCATTAATATCATGGTTTTTTTATATCCTTCGGAAAATGATGATTCCCATCatatgggaaaaagaaatactgcagaataCTTTCTGCATTActctgtaaataaatatttgcaagtTGTTCTTTCTAAAACTTATTACAACAAGCATTGGGCCAAATCTAAATCTCCTTACATCTGATTTAAAGTCCATGGAGCCATTTTCTGACTCAGATGAATATGAATTTGTCAGAATAACTACAATCAAACTACTGGTCattctttaaatatttgcatacaGTTAAAAAAGGCTATTGCCATTCTATATTTTGCAGGTAGAAAGAAACCAGAATTCTACATCTACAGTACTTTTTAATCCTTTGTGTTTTTACATTTCATGACTTGCAGACCCTATGAAGCATAAAAACAAAGCCACTGAGCAGATGTCATCCTTCTTTCACAGAAATGAATTAACTAGATACTGATTTTTCTTGCGTATCCTATCGTGCCTTTTACTCTAGCACCAATGAACAACACCATTGGCATCTAAAGATATTCTGACTGCCAAgggaatttaattttctttaggTGGGTCTGATGGAAAGTCAGCTTCCCAGATGCAGCCCTTCTTCACCAGGTACTGAATGGGTATGTCACTACTCCATGCAATGTGTCTTTACACCCTGTTATGCTGACCGATGAGAAATGCCATTAAAAGGACAATCTTGAAGCCCAGTTCTCATGTAATGAAAGACAATTGCTCGGAGTAAATACTTTGTCACAGTAAGCAGATCAGAACTTGATGCTGTACACCCCATCCTAAACTTCATGAAGAAGGTAAATATCCCAGTGCAGTTGATGGGGCTTTGTCTGAGCAGGGCACTCCGGCCAGGTTAAACCTTTGTAATAAGGTCAGACAcgcaaaaaaaatcagagttttGCAATGATCAAGGGAGAAGGGGTGGGCTGCAATGAATGGCAAGGATATGACATAAGAAGCAACAGCTTTAGGGAAGCTAAACCAGAATGCATagaagcacacacacaaaaatatacTGCACgctgcaaatgaaaacatttctacaATTCAAGCCTCTTTATGTCATAGTTAAATTCATTAAATCtactttttgaaagaaaagcagatgaatctctgcaccaaaaagaaaaaaatatacaaacatTAGCAATGTGACTGGCAAACATGTCTgagatggggggaaaaaggcTTGCACAGAGGAATCAGCTTAGCTGCAAAGCACTTGTATCATGGCAAAGTANNNNNNNNNNNNNNNNNNNNNNNNNNNNNNNNNNNNNNNNNNNNNNNNNNNNNNNNNNNNNNNNNNNNNNNNNNNNNNNNNNNNNNNNNNNNNNNNNNNNaaaaaaaaaaataggaatcaGCTGCAGTGGTAGGAAACCATGTTGTCATACAGCACCTATGCAATCATAGTATCTGCTACACACTCTTCAAGCATAATAACAAGAGCAGTCATACTAATAAATGGAAAGAACGGGAAATGAAGCAGCCTTGAAAAGCACCGGAGAAAGCTGGAAGATTCACTGGCAGCAAACACATGCAATCCTATGGAGGACACACCTTCCGCAGCCAAGGAAGGGGATGTGTCTTTCGGAGGCATTTCCTCCACAACTGTTAGGCTCTCCCTGCTGGATGCCACACTTGGTATTTTGTCTTCGCGACACACTGTGGCCTCCAAACCAAAATCCGGCCGACCCTCACCGAGGCCCTTGGCCTGCTCTGAAGGCTCAGGGGGCCCATGCTCTTTCCCCAGTCGCGTCCCAGGAAGAGCAGCAGGTTTCACTTCCACAGCCATCGGACTCTCTACTGGTTCTTCTTCTTGGAGATGGAAAAAGGAGGCGACATCAACACCAACAGTAAACACCAAGCACAAAGCTCAACAGGACTGGTTTTCTTAACACTTTCAGCTCTGAACATTTCAGATTTCTGTGTCAAAGGTTTGCTAGAATCCAGCCCATTTTAATTGCAATAGAATTgatttttcccaaagaaaaaataccaaacaaaccccaaaacaCCCTGTCTCCCCCAAAGAAGCATGTTTATGCTTGAAGATGAGAGCTGAAAGTGCTTTATAGGTACACCTCTCCCAGAGATGACTGTGGGTCAAATACTCATTGGAAATGGAGATGATACTGAATGATGGATGGCTCTGACAACAGCAGTGCACTTCTGATAGATGTGCTGTTTAACCCAGTACAAGACATTGAATTGAGGTGGGGCAAGGTATGAGTTGTTAATTTATTTCCTCTTGCTGTTACTGTCTGCTAAATGACAGCAAGTCCGCCAATTACATGGGTCCTGGTTTTGGAAAGCATTCAACCACTTGAACAGCCTTGCACATAGCTGGTAACTAATGATTTCACCAGAGTCCAGCCAAGATTCTTACACTGAGTGGTTTATAAACTGCTTCTTCCTTAGGCTGCCTGAGATCTGAACCCTGTATGTTAAAATCACAGGTGTAACACAAGGACTATTcgtttgcttttctgtctccCTCACTAGCCCCTAGGCTCCTCTCCTCATCACCAGTTAAGCCAAAGAAACCAATGAACACCACGCAACTATATGTTCCTCTGAAGTTCTGAAATACATTACTTTGCCTACAGGTTGCTAGAATCAGTAGACTAGTACCAAGAATGGTCTTTATTCTACTCTTGCCATGGAAGAAAGTCTCCATTCTGTCTTGCCACTGCTGTTCAGACAGAATATTATTTTGCTCTGCTATTATCTCTTCCAATAGAAAATTAGGATTCAGTGTGAATCCTTTGATTCAGCAAAATTTGTAAGCAGCTGACCACCAGCCAAACTCAAATACACCTGATAACCTCTCTGGGTTTTAAGTACGGTCCCATGTTTAAGGACTTTGCTGAATcagactgagaagaaaatggttttgaatCTGAATCTCCTGGCATTAAAATTAAACCTCTTTACAAGAGCGTGATTTTTCTCCTGAGACTGACCCAGTTAAAGCTAGGCAATCAACCAGCCACCTTAGTTATGgtctttaaaaagtaatttaaggAACACAAATACTATTTCAGGTTGAGAAAATACCACTATGTAAAGTATAACATTAGTAATAACACGTAAAAATGTAGTTAGGGAAAGATACTGTATCTTAAGTGAACAGAAGCCAGAAGATTCAGAATTGGAACTGGACCAATGCCTGAGGGATATTCACATATGGACAGATTGTAAAAGAAGCCTAGCAGAACAGCAAGTGTCCAGACAATAGAGGCCCTTACTCAAATAAATTGCTgtactgctcttttttttccaattttatgtagttgtgtgtgtgcatttcttttaatttaagaagTTATTCTACCCCATTTTTATGGCAATTACTTCACTCAATGCCATGTGGTTAAAACTAATTACTCAATAAGTCTTTTCTTAATTAGGTAAAAGTAGTACATACCTAGCACTGAAACACATACAGGTTAGGCTTCTGGTGCAAAGCACTGCCTTGGTTCCCCTTAAAGTGGCAAAGTCCCCAGAGAACAAATCGTATCGTCTATATTAGACCCCTGTTTTACTGAGTCAGTACACATAGGGGCAAACAGCTCAGAAATGGCTAAAATCTGGGGAGAAAAATCCCATCCTCACTGCTAACACAAGGAAAATACTGTGGCTCTCTCAGTATTACTAGAACTCATCATACAGAATTTTTGAGAATGTGGATAAAAGAACCACTGAAAAAGAACTTGCATGAAGTAAATAGACTTCATTGCAGCAGCTGGAAAAGATCTGGCAATAGCTGCAAATGAAAAGGTTTTCAAGAATGGATAAGCACATGTACACACAGAGGCAAACAACTTGATACATAAACAATGCTAACGATATCAAAAGTTTGCATCAGCAAACTATTTCACTAGATGTGGATGTGTATGACTGGCAATTATGCTGCTTATGAACTAAAAAGCAGGAATGTTTTAAGAACAGACGCAGAAACCCAATTACAGTAAAGCTACTCCTCCTGTGATTTTCTGACTCTCCCAGCTTCAGGCAGATATTCTGACACTAACAATCTGCAGTTATTTGCATTGCTCTCATTCTCGTGCTGCTGCACTACTGGGCTACATTATCCTGTTAACTGTGGACGAGTCTCCTTTTCTTGATATGCCCCACATTTCAGTCACAGACCTCCGCCTTCCTCAGACACACATCCCcagagaattcagaactgcttttaACTTCACCTTTTGTGTCCCAAGATTAAGTTAATCAAATACTGCCTGATGAAACATGATCCAGTTTGCTTTGGATAAGAAGTCACAATTCTCATTAGACACTGAAATAGATTCTTCCCTTGACtcctaagaaaaaataatacatttgatTTTATGTAAACTCCACAGATAAAATAATACTTACTGATGGACTTAGGCTGCAGAAGGAGGGGGTACAGGAACAAAGAAATAGTAAATTTTTTAATATGTCTGCCTTGTTTGCAGCCAGCTGACAGTGTTAACTGGGTGCATCCACAGAACAACCAGAGATCAAACATGACCCAGTACTGCCTGAAGACACCAGTAtgtactggagaaaaaaaaactgatttccTTCGTCTAGTGAAGAACTATACATCCTCCACTGCTAACTCTAGTACAGACATGAGTTTAACTCAGCTGACTTACCTTCAGTAACAACCTTCTAATCTACTCTGCACACTGTTCCCGGCAGTGATTCGCTGTCACAAAGTACAAATTAGTGTCTGCTTCTTTTAACTAGCTGCTCTTTTTGCATCTGCTATCAACTTGGCCAGTAGTCCTACAGCCCTGATTTAAGCAAGGAGCACGGTTTCACTGACACCAAAATTGCATTCAATGTTCACAGCGTAGCTTCACTTTGAGAACGAAAGACTTCGGAGGAGTCTCAGACATTTTCCTTCCCCAGAAAGCAGCAATCCCAGGCACATATATAATGGAATGGATGGCAGGTGGGTAGAGGGGAAGAGGAACAAAATGGGACCATGCTCAGTTCACCTTCATCATAGCCCAACAAGACCTCTGTGCTCTTCACTGTGGCACTGGGATGTGTACTAGAGCCAGTCCACTCGGAGCTGAACAAAGGGTGTTCATAGTACTCCTCATCCGAATTGTAGGGCTCATCATCGGGTACAGACACTGAGATGGAGGGGGCCAGGCCTTTACGCCActccctgctggcagcaggcccGCAGCCTGGGCACAGGGGTAGCGGTCCCACCTTATCCTCCGCCCCTGCATCTACAAATAGACACACAGACAAAAACtgcaggacagacagacagacagaaacaCGGCAAGACAGGATGGATGCATGCACTAGCAATACTAGCCACTGTTGTCATACCGCAGAGTGGATGAAATCAGCTAAGATGCAAATTAATGCAGGATGGAGGGATGGGGCAGCTGTGTGTTTTAACACGTGCCATGAATGTGGCACTTCCTGCAAGGTCTGGGAGCCAACAACTGGAGTACATGTATTTCCAGACTGCACTCATTTATTTAGAGGAATATACATTGTACACAGACCACATCTCACAACTTGCACTGGCTGTTCTAAGAACTTTTAGACTATCCCAACATTTGCATTCTTTTGTATTCC
Above is a genomic segment from Meleagris gallopavo isolate NT-WF06-2002-E0010 breed Aviagen turkey brand Nicholas breeding stock chromosome 7, Turkey_5.1, whole genome shotgun sequence containing:
- the MAP2 gene encoding microtubule-associated protein 2 isoform X22, with the protein product MAEDRKDEAKAPHWTSGQLTEAASHPHSPEIKEQSSAGAGLVRSANGFPYQESEEPGLGSREQPGSYARSKENGINGELSAGDRETAEEVSARIVQVVTAEAVAVLKGEQEKEAQHKDQPGPLPIAVEESANLPPSPPPSPASEQTGALEEDLIAATKMEFHVQEGTCPFTTDPLDTKQQESGKDSKTEQPKHDALVPQPAKAEATDKKDSQSKDKEKMPSPLSEQILETDSQKKLEASFAEPSAKLPISQVEKDLPSELPKGSKTEERTADKPSSSNQVVSVTFKDDLKDVQDLAISHDGSSLFTSEPKTEAAKSELPSDPSLAIPQDLPLKDSAKTKPEPADQLFAKELAEDEQTHRGMTLTLQEVSTVTIDGLKTPSTQKIPAWGQEKDMTKDETDEEERYDFYDKGEARILDDAKFTTKTEVETLAQDKADFPKDGEIKMSDLFKAEKEMDQSGLQATTATKKDMQPSTEVSPGKLSHVPIPEKTTEHPDTPQLSQITEKSPQAPSSTTDKTLTPEPSQEKDVKKETKEDKESVSATHEMKTEVDRSGMSKYFETSALKEEAFKTDALKQGSDYYELSDTKESAYETYRADRLIPEDKEEEEEELQMELDQQQGMPGHEIGYSTLAKSYTPDKSEEPSSPTERMFTIDPKVYGDKRELHSKNKDDLTLSRSLGLGGRSAIEQRSMSINLPMSCLDSIALGFSFGRAHDLSPLASDILTNTSGSMDEGDDYLPATTPAMERAPCFPIDSREEDEHIEEEKAMTEEKVQPETLVESPFPAKDYYKNGAVLAPDLPEMLDLAGTRSRVASVSADAEVAQKKSVPSDAVVEDSSTALTSVTDENHVTLKAESQLEDLGYCVFNKYTVPLPSPVQDSENLTSETCPFYEGTDEKLRRSLAPDLSLIEVKLAAAEKSKEEFLGEKDLTQHATGESLLARDFEQEKKEKLDTVLEKSEDQADLKEGYPIKDSEAEKTRPEAITEMKEEVVSDKVHVPDDTTYDRILATQVTAERDAISFLMEKEKTLSVVPEIAEIEAPIKPDYNAIKHDMEVAARRADQEYQSQLDSRISEVVSLPSGKDKAPVKKTEPEPKETQQKDQIILSREAKDADLLSKTEPSYVKDSTKLSETEIKEKVAKPDLVHQEAVDKEESYESSGEHDQTQESLNGEPLKQEDIKGEAPKPSVSEEEVSTQLPAKEPSTELLLPKAEPPQEEPAEIQMESIPQPPEETEKIPDTVVKPTEVQTLLPSEVTAKATKREDHEEEKLEGGQEEKEEDKQHLISEIPPEMDFGKPTDEELLAKVCPEALPELKGIIESVVTVEDDFITVVQTTVDEGESASHSVRFAATQQEDIEAVDSQAEEELEIEEVVDIQAEPREGSPEAPASPEREEILLTDYKTETCDDYKDETTVDDSIMDTDSLWADTQDDDRSIMTEQLETVPKEEKAERELRRSSLDKHKKEKPFKTGRGRISTPERKIAKKEPSTLSRDEVRRKKAVYKKAELAKKTEVQAHSPSRKIILKPAIKYTRPTHLSCVKRKQTAAVGETNQAPGVFKQAKEKLSDGVSKSPEKRSSLPRPSSILPPRRAVSGDRDREENSLSLTTSLSSSVRRTTRSEPIRSRTGKSGTSTPTTPGSTAITPGTPPSYSSRTPGTPGTPSYSRTPHTPGTPKSAILVPTEKKVAIIRTPPKSPATPKQLRVINQPLPDLKNVRSKIGSTDNIKYQPKGGQVRILNKKIDFSDIQSRCGSRDNIKHSAGGGNVQIVTKKIDLSHVTSKCGSLKNIHHKPGGGRVKIESVKLDFKEKAQAKVGSLENAHHVPGGGNVKIDSQKLNFREHAKARVDHGAEIITQSPGRSSVASPRRLSNVSSSGSINLLESPQLATLAEDVTAALAKQGL